A genome region from Triticum aestivum cultivar Chinese Spring chromosome 2B, IWGSC CS RefSeq v2.1, whole genome shotgun sequence includes the following:
- the LOC123042444 gene encoding tryptophan decarboxylase 1 yields MGSLGTNPMSFSAISDDKAAFEPLNPEDVRAYLHKAVDFISDYYTNIESMPVLPNVKPGYLQDELSASPPTYSAPFDVTMKELRTSVVPGTTHWASPNFFAFFPSTNSAAAIAGDLIASAMNTVGFTWQASPAATEMEVLALDWLAQLLRLPTTFMNRTSTARGTGGGVILGTTSEAMLVTLVAARDAALRRSGSVGVSDIPRLAVYAADQTHSTFFKACRLAGFDPANIRSIPTGPETNYGLDPAKLLEVMQADADAGLMPTYVCATVGTTSSNVVDPMGAIADVASMFNAWVHVDAAYAGSACICPEFRHHLDGVELVDSISMSPHKWLLTCLDCTCLYVRDAHRLSDSLETNPEYLKNDATDSGEVTDLKDMQVGVGRRFRGLKLWMVMRTYGTAKLQEHIRSDVAMAKMFEDFVRDDDRFEVVVPRNFALVCFRIKASGAMTEEDADEANRLLMENLNKTGKAYLAHTVVGDKFVLRFAVGSSLQEERHVRSAWDLIKKTTSSIMD; encoded by the coding sequence ATGGGCAGCTTGGGCACCAACCCCATGTCCTTCTCCGCCATCTCCGACGACAAGGCAGCGTTCGAGCCGCTTAACCCCGAAGATGTCCGTGCATACCTTCACAAGGCCGTCGACTTCATCTCCGACTACTACACCAACATCGAGTCCATGCCCGTTCTTCCAAACGTGAAGCCGGGATACCTGCAAGACGAGCTCAGCGCGTCCCCGCCAACTTACTCCGCACCGTTTGATGTCACCATGAAGGAGCTCAGGACCTCTGTCGTCCCCGGCACGACGCATTGGGCTAGCCCCaacttcttcgccttcttcccctcCACCAACAGCGCCGCTGCGATCGCTGGCGACCTCATCGCCTCGGCCATGAACACCGTCGGATTCACGTGGCAGGCTTCGCCTGCAGCGACCGAGATGGAGGTCCTCGCTCTCGACTGGCTTGCACAGCTCCTGCGCCTACCCACCACCTTCATGAATCGCACTAGCACTGCCCGTGGCACCGGTGGTGGCGTCATCCTCGGCACGACGAGCGAGGCAATGCTCGTCACGCTAGTCGCCGCCCGTGATGCAGCGCTGCGTCGAAGTGGCTCGGTCGGCGTGTCTGACATCCCACGGTTGGCTGTGTACGCTGCCGACCAGACCCACTCCACGTTCTTCAAGGCTTGTCGCCTCGCAGGCTTCGACCCCGCCAACATCCGGTCCATCCCTACCGGGCCGGAAACCAACTATGGGCTCGACCCGGCAAAGCTTCTCGAGGTTATGCAAGCTGATGCTGACGCCGGTCTCATGCCAACATATGTCTGCGCGACCGTGGGCACCACATCTTCCAACGTCGTTGACCCGATGGGTGCCATCGCGGACGTGGCCTCCATGTTCAATGCATGGGTCCACGTGGATGCTGCCTATGCTGGCAGCGCATGTATCTGCCCGGAGTTCCGCCACCATCTCGACGGGGTCGAGCTAGTGGACTCCATTAGCATGAGCCCACACAAGTGGCTTCTCACATGCCTCGATTGCACATGTCTCTACGTCCGTGATGCTCACCGGTTGAGCGACTCATTGGAGACCAACCCAGAGTACCTCAAGAACGATGCTACTGATTCTGGCGAGGTCACCGATCTTAAGGACATGCAGGTTGGCGTCGGTCGGCGCTTCCGTGGGCTCAAGCTTTGGATGGTCATGCGCACCTATGGTACCGCAAAGCTCCAAGAGCACATCCGTAGTGACGTTGCCATGGCCAAGATGTTTGAAGATTTCGTCCGTGACGACGATAGGTTTGAGGTGGTCGTACCAAGGAATTTTGCTCTTGTGTGCTTTAGGATCAAGGCAAGTGGAGCCATGACGGAGGAGGATGCCGACGAGGCCAACCGCTTGCTAATGGAGAATCTCAACAAGACTGGCAAGGCTTATCTTGCCCACACGGTGGTCGGTGACAAATTTGTGCTCCGTTTCGCCGTTGGATCGTCGCTGCAGGAGGAGAGGCATGTGAGAAGTGCATGGGACCTCATCAAGAAGACCACGAGCAGTATCATGGATTAA